A DNA window from Patagioenas fasciata isolate bPatFas1 chromosome 1, bPatFas1.hap1, whole genome shotgun sequence contains the following coding sequences:
- the NIPA2 gene encoding magnesium transporter NIPA2 → MSQTRGRYDFCIGLVLAMSSSIFIGGSFILKKKGLLRLARKGSMRAGQGGHAYLKEWLWWAGLLSMGAGEVANFAAYAFAPATLVTPLGALSVLVSAILSSFFLNEKLNLHGKIGCLLSILGSTVMVIHAPQEEEVETLNEMSHKLGDPGFVVFATLVVIVSLILIFVVGPRHGQTNILVYITICSVIGALSVSCVKGLGIAIKEFFAGKPVLKHPLSWILVPSLVVCVSTQINYLNRALDIFNTSIVTPIYYVIFTTSVLTCSAILFKEWQHMAADDIIGTFSGFLTIIVGIFLLHAFKDVNFTLANLPLSLRKDDRAANGTLLSMHDCLNHDEESSACLGEMQSTESPAARRNGSLSAF, encoded by the exons ATGAGCCAAACTCGTGGGAGATATGACTTCTGTATTGGTCTGGTGTTGGCTATGAGTTCCAGCATTTTCATCGGAGGAAGCTTCATCCTCAAAAAGAAAGGCCTTCTCCGGTTAGCTAGGAAAGGCTCCATGAGAGCAG GACAAGGTGGTCATGCATACCTTAAGGAGTGGCTGTGGTGGGCTGGACTTCTTTCAA TGGGAGCTGGTGAAGTAGCGAACTTTGCTGCCTATGCTTTTGCACCAGCTACATTAGTGACTCCTTTAGGAGCTCTCAGTGTTCTTGTAAG tgcCATTCTGTCATccttctttttaaatgaaaaacttaATCTACATGGAAAAATAGGGTGTTTGCTAAGCATACTGGGATCAACTGTGATGGTAATTCATGCTccgcaagaggaagaagtagaaaCCTTGAATGAAATGTCCCACAAACTCGGTGATCCAG GTTTTGTGGTCTTCGCAACTCTCGTTGTCATTGTGTCTTTAATTCTAATATTTGTGGTGGGACCTCGTCATGGACAGACCAACATTCTTGTGTACATAACAATTTGCTCTGTAATTGGAGCATTATCAGTCTCCTGTGTAAAAGGTTTGGGCATCGCTATAAAGGAATTTTTTGCTGGAAAACCAGTGCTGAAACATCCCTTGTCTTGGATTCTGGTGCCAAGCCTTGTTGTCTGTGTGAGCACACAGATCAACTATTTAAACAGGGCTCTGGATATATTCAACACTTCGATAGTGACTCCAATATATTACGTAATCTTCACGACATCTGTTTTAACTTGTTCTGCCATCCTCTTCAAGGAATGGCAACACATGGCGGCCGATGACATTATTGGCACCTTCAGTGGCTTCCTGACTATTATTGTGGGGATCTTTTTATTGCATGCCTTCAAAGATGTTAACTTCACCCTCGCAAATCTGCCCCTTTCTTTGCGGAAAGACGATAGAGCAGCAAATGGGACTTTGCTGAGCATGCACGACTGCTTAAATCACGATGAAGAAAGTTCTGCCTGTCTAGGTGAAATGCAGTCCACCgagagtcctgcagccaggaGAAATGGTAGCCTGTCAGCCTTCTGA
- the NIPA1 gene encoding LOW QUALITY PROTEIN: magnesium transporter NIPA1 (The sequence of the model RefSeq protein was modified relative to this genomic sequence to represent the inferred CDS: deleted 1 base in 1 codon), with protein sequence MTSSCCRPRAGRAPGAAAIAGARPEPPPAGRVAQRGAAQRRAGPVPGAEPLPGALGPGAAVPAALGGTMRMAVGAAAGEGAAQSPGPAAVSLGLSVAVVSSLVNGSTFVLQKKGIVRARGRGTSYLTDIVWWSGTIAMALGQIGNFLAYTAVPTVLVTPLGALGVPFGSILASYLLKEKLNILGKLGCLLSCAGSVVLIIHSPKSESVTTQAELEEKLTNPVFVGYLCIVLLMLLLLIFWIAPAHGPTNIMVYISICSLLGSFTVPSTKGIGLAAQDIFHNNPSSQRALYLCLVLLAVLGCSIIIQFRYINKALECFDSSVFGAIYYVVFTTLVLLASAILFREWSNVGVVDFLGMACGFTTVSIGIVLIQVFKEFNFNIGDLNKPNMKTD encoded by the exons ATGACGTCATCCTGCTGCCGTCCCCGCGCGGGACGGGCGCCAGGAGCCGCGGCTATCGCCGGTGCCCGCCCGGAGCCGCCCCCGGCGGGGCGGGTCGCGCAGCGCGGCGCGGCGCAGCGCAGGGCGGGTCCCGTTCCCGGCGCAGAGCCGCTGCCGGGTGCGCTGGGCCCGGGC GCTGCCGTGCCAGCAGCTCTCGGCGGGACGATGCGGATGGCGGTCGGTGCGGCAGCGGGCGAGGGGGCAGCGCagagccccggccccgccgccgtgTCGCTGGGCTTGAGCGTGGCTGTGGTCTCCAGCCTGGTGAACGGCTCCACCTTCGTCCTGCAGAAGAAGGGGATCGTGCGGGCCCGCGGGAGAG GTACTTCGTACTTAACAGATATAGTATGGTGGTCTGGCACTATTGCAA TGGCTCTGGGTCAAATAGGGAATTTCTTGGCCTACACTGCAGTCCCAACTGTGCTAGTGACGCCCTTGGGAGCTCTTGGCGTTCCATTTGG ATCCATTTTAGCTTCTTACttactgaaagaaaaactgaACATTCTTGGCAAGCTGGGATGTTTGCTGAGCTGCGCTGGGTCTGTTGTTCTCATCATCCATTCCCCGAAGTCCGAGAGTGTAACAACTCAGGCTGAGCTTGAAGAGAAGCTTACAAATCCAG tttttgtgGGTTATCTCTGCATAGTGCTGCTAAtgcttctcctgcttatcttctgGATAGCTCCAGCTCATGGACCTACTAATATCATGGTTTACATCAGTATTTGTTCTCTGTTGGGTAGCTTCACTGTTCCCAGCACAAAAGGCATTGGGCTGGCTGCTCAAGATATCTTTCACAATAACCCCTCGAGTCAAAGGGCTCTGTAcctctgtctggtacttctggcAGTATTAGGATGTAGCATTATCATTCAGTTCAGATACATCAATAAGGCACTGGAATGTTTCGACTCCTCTGTGTTTGGTGCCATCTACTACGTTGTGTTTACCACCCTAGTCCTGTTAGCCTCAGCCATCCTTTTCAGGGAATGGAGTAATGTAGGGGTGGTAGATTTCTTGGGAATGGCTTGTGGCTTCACCACAGTATCTATTGGAATTGTTCTTATACAAGTCTTCAAGGAATTCAACTTCAATATTGGGGATTTAAATAAACCTAACATGAAgacagattaa